From a region of the Butyrivibrio sp. AE3004 genome:
- a CDS encoding glycoside hydrolase family 3 C-terminal domain-containing protein — MKYSEIVGKMTIEEKAAFLSGKGEWETRDNKRLGIPSIFCSDGPHGVRKQAGAGDHLGLNESLPATCFPTAATVANSWDTELGETMGQALGEEAMALGVNVLLGPGLNIKRSPLCGRNFEYFSEDPYLAGKMAASYVRGIQSKGVYACPKHFAVNSQELRRMAMNAVVDERTLREIYLTGFEIAVKEGGAKTIMSAYNEVNGTYANENKHLLKDILRNEWGFEGIVITDWGASNDHALGVAAGSNLEMPNPGLGSARELIEAVRSGKISEQDVNDRVDELLDVVMTLYVNAQNKPDTFDKDVHHEIARRASAESSVLLKNENKILPLKRGARVAIIGDFAFTPRYQGAGSSLVNVTKLETISNIIENYDLQVVGMSHGYNRNGEEDAAMKKEAIDLASKADVVLYFFGLNEDSESEGMDRSHMRIPQNQITLLQELGQANPNLVGVISAGSAIEMPWHHYFKALLHCYLNGQAGAGAALDILTGKINPSGKLNETIPRRLEDTPCYRYYPSSERNSEYREGIYVGYRYYEKAGVPVLYPFGFGLSYTDYSYSDLEIIKDKGIRVTIKNEGSFDGAEVVQLYVGLPGAKVFRAEKELKGFKKVFLKAGESKTVEIPFDDKTFRYFNVKTNKWEIEEGDYEIKVGASSADIRICASCHVVGTTSQLPYNETELKSYYSGKIENVSDAEFEEILGRVIPDGKWSGLLSENDAICQMYYAKSGLARFVYKRLTAMKKKADESGKPDLNTLFIYNMPFRAMAKMTGGAVNMEMVHGIVKMVNGHFFGGLFHVIKWYFKNSRENKAYEKKLG; from the coding sequence ATGAAGTATTCAGAAATAGTAGGCAAGATGACAATAGAAGAAAAAGCAGCATTCCTCAGCGGAAAAGGCGAGTGGGAGACCAGGGACAATAAACGGCTTGGGATTCCTTCCATCTTCTGCTCGGACGGACCTCACGGTGTAAGGAAGCAGGCAGGCGCAGGAGATCATTTGGGACTAAATGAGTCCCTTCCTGCGACCTGTTTCCCTACAGCTGCTACGGTAGCAAACAGCTGGGATACTGAGCTTGGTGAGACAATGGGACAGGCTCTTGGAGAAGAGGCAATGGCACTCGGAGTTAATGTCCTGCTCGGTCCCGGCCTCAATATAAAAAGAAGCCCTCTGTGTGGCCGTAACTTTGAGTACTTTTCCGAAGACCCTTACCTTGCCGGAAAAATGGCGGCATCCTATGTAAGGGGTATACAGTCAAAAGGAGTCTATGCCTGTCCTAAGCACTTTGCAGTGAACTCACAGGAACTTAGAAGGATGGCAATGAATGCCGTTGTGGATGAAAGAACGCTTCGCGAGATATATCTAACTGGCTTTGAGATAGCTGTGAAGGAGGGCGGCGCTAAAACAATAATGTCAGCTTACAACGAGGTGAACGGCACCTACGCTAATGAAAACAAACACCTCTTAAAAGACATCCTCCGAAATGAGTGGGGGTTTGAAGGTATCGTAATTACTGACTGGGGCGCATCAAATGACCATGCCCTCGGAGTTGCCGCAGGCTCCAATCTTGAGATGCCAAATCCCGGACTTGGTTCTGCAAGAGAATTGATAGAGGCTGTTCGCTCAGGAAAGATATCCGAACAGGATGTCAATGACAGAGTAGATGAACTATTGGATGTAGTCATGACATTATATGTCAATGCGCAAAATAAGCCGGATACCTTCGATAAGGATGTTCATCATGAAATTGCAAGAAGAGCTTCAGCTGAGAGCTCAGTACTTTTGAAAAACGAGAATAAGATCCTGCCTCTTAAGAGGGGCGCAAGAGTTGCCATAATCGGTGATTTTGCTTTTACACCCAGATATCAGGGCGCAGGCTCCTCGCTTGTTAACGTGACAAAACTGGAGACTATTTCCAATATTATAGAGAACTATGATCTTCAGGTTGTTGGCATGAGTCATGGCTACAACAGGAACGGCGAAGAGGATGCAGCTATGAAGAAGGAGGCAATTGACCTTGCTTCCAAGGCAGATGTTGTACTTTATTTCTTTGGCCTTAATGAAGACAGCGAGTCTGAGGGAATGGATAGGAGCCATATGAGGATTCCGCAGAACCAGATAACGCTTCTTCAAGAGCTTGGACAGGCTAATCCAAATCTTGTTGGGGTGATAAGTGCCGGATCTGCAATTGAGATGCCCTGGCACCACTATTTTAAGGCACTGCTTCATTGCTATTTAAATGGACAAGCCGGTGCCGGTGCGGCGCTCGATATCCTTACAGGCAAAATCAATCCTTCAGGAAAGCTCAATGAGACAATACCCAGAAGGCTTGAGGATACTCCTTGTTACAGATATTATCCAAGTAGCGAGAGAAATTCAGAGTATCGCGAGGGAATCTATGTGGGCTACAGATATTATGAAAAGGCAGGAGTGCCGGTGCTGTATCCTTTTGGTTTTGGTCTTTCCTATACTGATTATTCATACAGCGATCTTGAAATAATAAAGGATAAGGGGATTCGTGTCACGATCAAGAATGAAGGTAGCTTTGATGGCGCAGAGGTTGTTCAACTCTATGTCGGCCTTCCCGGAGCAAAGGTATTCAGGGCTGAAAAGGAACTCAAGGGCTTTAAGAAGGTATTTCTTAAAGCCGGAGAAAGCAAGACTGTTGAGATTCCTTTCGATGACAAGACCTTCCGCTATTTTAATGTAAAAACTAATAAGTGGGAGATTGAAGAGGGTGACTATGAGATAAAAGTCGGAGCTAGCAGCGCTGATATAAGGATATGCGCATCCTGCCATGTAGTCGGAACAACATCTCAACTTCCTTATAATGAAACAGAATTAAAATCCTATTATTCCGGGAAGATTGAAAATGTGTCAGATGCTGAATTCGAGGAAATTTTAGGACGAGTAATCCCTGATGGGAAATGGAGTGGCCTTCTTTCAGAAAACGATGCTATTTGCCAGATGTATTATGCAAAGAGTGGTCTTGCAAGATTTGTATACAAAAGACTAACGGCCATGAAGAAAAAGGCCGATGAAAGCGGAAAACCTGATCTAAACACACTATTCATATATAACATGCCATTCAGGGCTATGGCGAAGATGACAGGGGGAGCTGTTAACATGGAAATGGTTCATGGAATTGTTAAGATGGTGAACGGACATTTCTTTGGAGGCCTTTTCCATGTCATAAAATGGTATTTTAAGAATAGTCGGGAGAATAAAGCTTACGAGAAAAAGCTCGGCTAA
- a CDS encoding nitroreductase family protein, with the protein MEFMDVVKNRYSCKKYDTRKVDRARLNSILEAGRLAPTAKNLQEQHVYVIESEENLAKIDKATPCRYGAPTVLVVAFDKNNVFTYPGGKRDSGVEDASIVATHLMLAAANEGVDSCWLNFFDPDALAKDLGLPENEEILMLLDLGYAAEGAGPLDNHNSRKELSETVSYM; encoded by the coding sequence ATGGAATTTATGGATGTTGTAAAAAACCGTTATTCATGCAAAAAGTATGATACCAGGAAAGTAGACAGGGCAAGGCTTAATTCAATTCTTGAAGCAGGGCGCCTTGCACCTACTGCAAAGAATCTTCAGGAGCAGCATGTGTATGTTATTGAGTCCGAGGAAAATCTTGCAAAGATAGATAAGGCTACTCCCTGCCGTTACGGTGCACCGACTGTACTTGTTGTGGCTTTTGATAAAAATAATGTATTCACTTATCCCGGAGGAAAAAGAGATTCGGGTGTTGAGGATGCTTCCATAGTAGCAACGCATCTGATGCTTGCTGCGGCAAATGAAGGAGTGGACAGCTGCTGGCTCAATTTCTTTGATCCTGATGCGCTTGCAAAGGATCTGGGACTTCCTGAAAATGAGGAGATTCTCATGCTTCTTGATCTTGGCTATGCAGCAGAGGGGGCAGGCCCGCTTGATAACCATAACAGCAGGAAAGAGCTGTCTGAAACCGTAAGTTATATGTGA
- a CDS encoding glycoside hydrolase family 3 protein: MSTKKFTRIWTVIIAIVAVLAIVATFVLTGPLYTVMNMYFGKGDAVVKTNPEAAGLDADYYKAEHADAESLLAASQELAERVESEGIVLFKNENNTLPLTENETKISMFGRTSVDPIYTGAGSAATESKPVDYKTAMEANGFSVNGDLYDFYANHEISTKTIKTTMQTGMGPQDVEYTGRGFISAMGAAMFTGDIIAEVPAADYPQSLESSYAQYGDAAVVIIGRVGGEGCDLPTDMSEFATTAEDKNKTYLELDSREIDMLKLVKAQKDAGNIKKIVVVLNTANALEVDFLNDASYGIDAAIWVGCIGDQGANAVAKALNGTVNPSGRTVDTYVSDLTKDPSYVNFDDTYYSNVDGSIGGYESGCFNEYEEGIYVGYRYYETAAAEAMEGNYAGFDYDSAVVYPFGYGLSYTTFDKEFDGTPSYNDGTYTFNVKVTNTGDVAGKDVVEIYAEAPYTKGGIEKSKVVLAGFAKTGEIVPGASENVTITIDSDELASYDYKTNKCYVLDAGSYGFYLSDNSHSWASIDKADAGKYFENELSGEIFNGENKRNSDIVTATNQFDEVSAEFVDVKTDGKPLNFSRSDFAGTFPTAPTDADIAAEDYIKTALETVFDENTDAKTGNVEGSLVYTDKMPVTNAENGVQLINVRGLAYDDPAWDLLLDELDVESVANMLANAGYNTAEILSIGKPATLDYDGPMGWSTWVSANGADAICIGFPAEEMLAATWNVELAKELGEMVGEQGLYNGFNGWYAPAMNTHRNAFAGRNYEYYSEDGLLAGKIAANEISGTMKYGVYTYIKHFAVNDKEDGRNGIATWLNEQALREIYLRPFELAVKEAKADVNYYDENSQLQTATINATTAIMSAYNRIGTVWAGGQYGLQTQILRNEWGFKGAVESDYFGGSAYMDPDLGLRAGNDLMLNTFADGKLTDQSSATGVNAMRNAAHNVLYMVANSNAMQGIVSGSTVSYKMAGWQKALLAGDIVAALIIICGITLIVKKKKSAN; the protein is encoded by the coding sequence ATGAGTACAAAGAAATTCACAAGAATATGGACTGTGATAATTGCAATTGTTGCAGTTCTTGCAATTGTGGCAACATTTGTGTTAACAGGACCATTGTACACGGTTATGAACATGTATTTTGGTAAGGGTGACGCAGTTGTCAAGACAAATCCTGAGGCCGCAGGCCTTGATGCGGATTATTATAAGGCTGAGCATGCTGACGCAGAGAGCCTTCTTGCAGCGAGCCAGGAACTTGCTGAGAGAGTAGAGAGTGAGGGCATTGTTCTTTTCAAGAATGAGAATAATACTCTTCCTCTTACAGAAAATGAGACAAAGATTTCAATGTTTGGACGCACATCTGTAGATCCAATCTATACAGGAGCAGGAAGTGCAGCTACAGAAAGTAAGCCGGTTGATTACAAGACAGCAATGGAAGCAAACGGTTTTTCTGTAAACGGCGACCTGTATGACTTCTACGCAAATCACGAAATTTCAACCAAGACTATCAAGACAACAATGCAGACAGGTATGGGACCTCAGGATGTTGAGTACACCGGAAGAGGTTTCATCTCAGCAATGGGAGCTGCAATGTTTACAGGTGACATCATCGCTGAGGTACCTGCTGCTGATTATCCTCAGTCACTCGAGAGCAGCTATGCACAGTACGGTGATGCGGCTGTTGTTATTATCGGAAGAGTAGGTGGCGAGGGCTGCGATCTTCCCACAGACATGAGCGAATTTGCAACAACCGCTGAGGATAAGAACAAGACATACCTTGAGCTCGACAGCAGAGAAATTGATATGCTGAAGCTTGTAAAAGCTCAGAAGGATGCCGGAAATATAAAGAAAATCGTAGTTGTACTTAACACAGCAAACGCACTTGAGGTTGACTTCTTAAACGATGCTTCTTATGGTATCGATGCTGCAATCTGGGTTGGCTGCATAGGGGACCAGGGTGCAAACGCTGTAGCAAAGGCACTTAACGGTACAGTTAATCCTTCAGGAAGAACAGTTGATACTTATGTTAGCGACCTTACAAAGGATCCTTCATATGTAAACTTTGATGATACCTACTATTCAAATGTCGATGGTTCAATCGGCGGTTATGAATCAGGATGCTTCAATGAATATGAGGAAGGCATCTATGTGGGATACAGATATTATGAGACAGCAGCTGCAGAGGCTATGGAAGGCAATTATGCAGGCTTTGATTATGACAGCGCTGTAGTTTATCCTTTCGGTTACGGTCTTTCTTACACAACCTTTGATAAGGAGTTTGATGGTACACCTTCTTATAACGACGGAACCTATACATTTAATGTTAAGGTTACAAACACTGGCGATGTGGCCGGTAAAGATGTAGTAGAAATCTATGCAGAGGCACCTTACACAAAGGGCGGTATCGAGAAGAGCAAGGTTGTTCTTGCAGGTTTTGCAAAGACAGGTGAGATTGTACCCGGCGCTTCAGAGAATGTAACAATTACAATTGATTCCGATGAGCTTGCTTCCTATGATTACAAGACAAACAAGTGCTATGTACTTGATGCAGGCAGTTACGGATTTTACTTAAGTGACAACTCACACAGCTGGGCTTCTATAGACAAAGCTGATGCCGGAAAATATTTCGAAAATGAGCTTTCAGGCGAAATCTTTAACGGTGAGAACAAGAGAAATTCAGATATTGTAACTGCAACAAACCAGTTTGATGAAGTATCAGCTGAATTCGTGGATGTTAAGACAGATGGAAAGCCGCTTAACTTCAGCAGAAGTGATTTTGCAGGCACTTTCCCTACAGCACCCACAGATGCTGATATCGCAGCTGAGGATTATATAAAGACAGCACTTGAGACAGTTTTTGATGAAAATACAGATGCAAAGACAGGTAATGTAGAAGGCAGCCTTGTTTACACAGATAAGATGCCTGTGACAAATGCAGAGAATGGAGTTCAGCTCATAAACGTAAGAGGTCTTGCTTATGATGATCCTGCATGGGATCTTCTTCTTGACGAGCTTGATGTCGAAAGCGTAGCAAATATGCTTGCAAACGCAGGATACAATACAGCTGAGATCCTAAGCATTGGCAAGCCTGCAACACTTGATTATGACGGACCTATGGGCTGGTCAACATGGGTATCAGCAAATGGAGCAGATGCTATCTGCATTGGATTCCCTGCAGAGGAAATGCTTGCGGCAACCTGGAATGTAGAGCTTGCAAAAGAGCTTGGTGAGATGGTCGGAGAGCAGGGACTTTACAACGGATTCAACGGCTGGTATGCACCTGCTATGAATACACACAGAAATGCTTTTGCAGGACGTAACTACGAGTACTATTCAGAGGATGGCCTCCTTGCAGGTAAGATTGCAGCTAACGAAATCAGCGGAACAATGAAGTATGGTGTTTACACCTACATCAAGCATTTTGCAGTAAATGACAAGGAAGATGGAAGAAACGGTATTGCAACATGGCTTAACGAACAGGCACTCAGGGAAATTTATCTTCGTCCCTTCGAGCTTGCAGTTAAGGAAGCAAAAGCTGACGTAAACTATTATGACGAGAACAGTCAGCTTCAGACAGCTACGATCAATGCTACAACAGCAATAATGAGTGCATACAACAGAATCGGTACTGTATGGGCAGGCGGTCAGTATGGTCTGCAGACACAGATACTTCGAAATGAATGGGGCTTTAAGGGTGCTGTTGAGTCTGACTACTTCGGAGGCTCAGCATATATGGATCCCGATTTAGGTCTCAGAGCAGGTAACGACCTGATGCTCAACACTTTTGCGGACGGCAAGCTCACAGACCAGAGCTCTGCAACAGGTGTAAATGCAATGAGAAATGCAGCTCATAATGTTTTGTATATGGTAGCCAACTCAAATGCTATGCAGGGTATCGTTTCAGGATCAACCGTATCCTATAAGATGGCAGGCTGGCAGAAGGCACTCCTTGCAGGCGACATAGTAGCAGCACTTATAATCATCTGCGGAATTACTCTTATCGTTAAGAAGAAAAAGAGCGCAAACTAA
- a CDS encoding sensor histidine kinase, with protein sequence MIYDIFRMIEFDGIVIFMFIILSLMRIYSDNMPVKKAVAYISVSMALYFILQYGTYALPFFSQPHHYWYNMVLLIGIPMITSAIFLKGYNIGKFLYTLFFVAFIQLYKVVWGALYSAENSMSRGQYEFFDILSFLLLIVLLYAFYINLRKSIPQVSSRIIRQVLLLTYFPISLLLYYAIDLLDIPAFDEYRDSIMALIILPALPILYSLFATTIYSYEEQRKLDRALTETKAQVHRYRYSLEIDERIKKERHELKNNYLYIQTLLNEKKYDELNKYLTDSIGEKLDNLSDISTGNTMIDYIINRKISEARKQHIKIYTEITLPASILVDDESFCTIFLNLFNNAMEACQKVESPDIHILLKVVQNYLCCEIKNKADLDEINSNPDLSTTKEDSENHGLGLKIVRETVESSDGIFQTLVEGNYFVGKFMLPVTI encoded by the coding sequence ATGATATATGATATATTCAGGATGATAGAATTCGATGGGATAGTGATTTTTATGTTCATTATACTTTCCCTCATGCGCATTTATTCAGATAATATGCCTGTGAAAAAGGCTGTCGCCTATATTTCTGTAAGTATGGCTCTTTATTTTATTCTGCAATATGGCACGTATGCCCTTCCTTTTTTTTCTCAGCCTCACCATTACTGGTACAACATGGTTTTGCTAATAGGAATCCCTATGATCACATCTGCGATTTTTCTAAAAGGGTATAATATCGGAAAATTTTTGTATACACTTTTCTTTGTAGCATTCATCCAGCTGTATAAGGTTGTCTGGGGTGCCTTGTATTCTGCAGAAAATTCAATGTCACGCGGACAATATGAATTCTTTGATATTCTTTCATTCCTTCTTCTTATTGTTCTTCTATATGCATTTTATATTAACCTTAGAAAGTCAATTCCACAGGTTAGTAGCCGTATAATCAGGCAGGTACTGCTGCTTACATATTTTCCTATAAGCCTGTTATTGTACTATGCGATTGATCTTTTGGATATACCGGCATTCGACGAGTACAGAGACTCCATCATGGCACTTATCATCCTGCCTGCGCTCCCTATTCTATATAGCCTCTTTGCTACGACTATTTACTCCTATGAGGAGCAGCGAAAGCTCGACCGTGCCCTGACAGAGACCAAGGCACAGGTTCACAGATACCGTTATTCGCTCGAAATCGATGAGCGTATTAAAAAAGAGCGCCACGAATTAAAGAACAACTATCTTTACATTCAGACGCTCCTTAATGAAAAGAAATATGATGAGCTTAACAAATATCTGACAGACTCTATTGGTGAAAAGCTCGATAATCTCTCAGATATCTCCACCGGCAACACAATGATAGACTACATAATTAATAGGAAAATTTCAGAGGCAAGAAAGCAGCATATAAAAATCTACACAGAGATCACGCTGCCGGCAAGCATTCTTGTGGATGATGAGAGCTTTTGTACTATATTCTTAAACCTTTTCAACAATGCGATGGAAGCCTGCCAGAAGGTTGAGTCTCCTGACATCCATATTTTATTAAAAGTTGTTCAGAACTATTTGTGCTGCGAGATTAAGAACAAAGCAGACCTTGATGAAATAAATTCAAACCCCGATCTTTCGACAACTAAAGAGGACAGTGAGAACCACGGACTTGGCCTTAAGATAGTACGTGAGACCGTAGAGAGTAGTGATGGTATCTTCCAGACTCTCGTTGAAGGAAACTATTTTGTAGGAAAATTTATGTTGCCTGTTACTATTTAG
- a CDS encoding TIGR04076 family protein yields MKKVRITVKKIARYEDLMAKYENPIEHACSMKLAQTFVCNGWERPEGFCESAWETVSPFVMTLAHGGENFYDGWMKNPRSAMISCNDGFRPVSFLLETMDEDSD; encoded by the coding sequence ATGAAGAAGGTAAGAATCACTGTTAAAAAGATAGCTCGATATGAAGATCTAATGGCAAAGTATGAAAACCCTATAGAACATGCTTGCTCAATGAAGCTTGCTCAGACTTTTGTCTGCAATGGATGGGAAAGACCGGAAGGATTCTGTGAGAGTGCATGGGAAACTGTGTCGCCATTTGTAATGACACTGGCTCATGGTGGTGAGAATTTCTATGATGGTTGGATGAAAAATCCAAGATCGGCAATGATTTCTTGTAACGATGGATTCAGACCTGTAAGTTTTTTGTTGGAAACAATGGATGAGGATAGTGATTGA